TGAGCAGAAACACTGCTGGTAAACCTGACAGGGGTTTCTTAAACAGAATTGGGAGTGAAACTGTGccagggtttgggtttttttatgtTCCTGAGtaaatgggagaagaaatggCCCAATGAAAACCACGTCGTTTGTAATAAAGATTCCtggatatttttaaactaaaccTTCTATACTGTACTTTGGAAATGCACTTTAAGTACCTTTTGAAAGAAGATTCCGATGTTCTGGGATGCAGAAGGGAAGGTAATATTATTTCCAAACCACTGAGAActgtgttcttttgttttgctagTGTGTAATAGTTCTTATTACTGATCAGCAagatatttcaaagcaaagacTTTACCTTTTGCTGCTTGTTATCTAATTTACAGGgatttaattttatgtaatgTATTGTATATTTATACATCTGTAATTAATTGCACATTAGATAAGAAAGAGGATTAGCTTTAGAATAACACCTGTTGGTACTCTCCAATAACTAATACTGCCTATGCATTTGCATCTTTCTGGTACTCTTACACAGCCTTAGTTTGTGTTAGTTTATACtgtggtggtgtttttgttgAACATGCAGTTGTTCACCTGCTGCTCGAAGGAAGGATACTAATGCTGCTCTGGAATGGTTTGCTGAATGTACTTGAAAATGGATCTCTAATGTGTGCGTTGCATCTCTCCATTGTGGTTAATAACACCAGTATGTGGTCTGAACTGTACTGTATGTAGCAGGAATGTATTAATTTTGtgcttctttgtttaaaaacatcagGTGTTCAAGAGCAGgattgagatttttttgttcagaaggCCATTTATGCATTCTAAGTATTTGAAATCAAAACTAGTCCAACTCAAACCAGATGGTTGTGTCCAATGTCAATTggaacagtttttaaattaacGGGAGCAGACACATGTGTTCAGAAAATGGAGGGTGTAGGGGTCCTCCCTCTCCAATTTGTACTGTTGCCACGGTAATAGTCTGATCCTGAGCAGTACTGAGCTACCTCTTGCTTGCATTGAAACCTAAACTATAGAAGCAGAGGGAGTCTTGGATGATCAGCACTTCCCAGGATCAGATTTTAATTTCCCACTCTTCTTGTTCATACTTCATGTGCGGTTGATTAATGTTCTTGACTTTGGACATTAGACATGCTGTtgcactgaaatacatttttttttattttaattgcagttcTCATTTCTGCTTAACTTCTCTGTACACAAGGTATACAAAGTATACGCTGTATAAGTGGCCTTCTTGAACAAATCTCTTTGCAAACTGATTTCATCCCAGCGAAGGAGTGCATCAGCAACACTGTacattaatttcagattttcattttcatgttttattttgtaaatatctGATGTTTGGAGCTTGAGtatacaaaatgtaaatatagtTCATGTATTTGTACTAATTCTGATCCATTTGCTGTATAGCCTTAGGTGTGCAATGCAGATATTATCTAACTGTGTATGGTAACCTTGCACCACTGAATTGTTAGTGAACGAGGTGAAACAATAAAGGTACAACCAGTGCATTAGCAGGTATAACGTGTGCTCCTTTTAGTATGATTTAATTAATAGTATCTTAATGTATTGTTCGCAAAGCCTATCCTGAGCAAGGTTATGCTTCTGCGGAAAGAAATGTGCCTCACCTGTTCTTGAGAAAGATGAGAGGCTCTCTTTATCTTTTGTCATTCTCTTCCTTCTGGTGTGCTCTGTGGCGTTTCTAAGTAGTATTTAGATGGTTTCAAAAGATGATTTTGCTCAAAAGATAAAAAGGCTGTAGTAGTGCTGCTGAAGCTGAACTGGCTAAGAACAAGAAGCGAGTGAGCTCGAGCCACCGAACCCTGACAGCCGCGCTGGGGGTTGAGCTGCCAGCTGTGGGACGGGGCACCCTGCAGTCCCGTGGACCTTCCTTGGTGGGAGGTGAGCGCTGTGCTTATCGTGgggctgctgtggtgctgcatCCCCGCCACTCCTGGCGTGCAGCTGCAGGCGCTGTTCCTCGGctcttctgcctcctttctcAGTGTGGTGCTCGAGGCACTGATGGCGGCAGGGTACAATTTTCCAACACTGGTGTTTTGGCAATTAATGCTATTTAATTAAAGGAGCGAGGAAACAACAGTTGCACAGCACCCAGCCGGTGCGAGGCCCTGGGGTAGGTGTTTGCTGCCAACATTTGTGGGTTTTGTACATGGGCGGGCGGGTGCCTGAAGCGCAAATCTGCGGCCTGCCACCCTCCTGCGGGTTTGGCTGCTGAGGAAACCTTTCCAGTGCCAGCAGCCATCGGCCAGGCCGCTCCTCCCCTGGGCCTGTGCAGGGCTTCACGGCCTTTCCCTGTCTCTGTCCTGAGGGTCAGGCCCAGCGCCCTATCCCAGAGCTGTCCCTTTAAGGGGGCGAGGCGCTCGGCGCTGCGCTCCTCAGGCCTGAGCCATCGCCCCATGGGCGGGAAGGCGGCGCCGGGCGGGAACAGCCAATGGGCGCGAACAGCCAATGGGCGCGCTCCGCCCCGCCCCCCCCGTCCCTTGAGGCTAAGGGAGCGGGCGGCGCGCGCCGCGGCCGTCCGTGAGCGAGAGCCGTCAGTGGGGAGCAGTGCGCGCCGCAGCCATGGCCGAGTGAGTGCGGGCATCGGGCTGCTCCGCTTCCCTCGGGCGGGGGCGGGACGGGACTCTGCTCAGCTGCCTCCGGGCTCGGGGATAGCCGTAAAGCCGGGATGCGCTGCGCGCCTCGGGGAGCGGCCTCACCGAGCGGCGCTGGGGCGGCGTTCCGCCGTGCGTTTGAGGCGGCTCCGGCAGCGCTCCCGGCCTTCCCCCGCCGCCAGGCCGCTCCGTGCAGCGATGAGCGGGAAGGGCACGGCCGGAACCGGGCGCCGGGCGCTGGGTCAGAGCGCGCTGACGGCCCGCGGCCTCTGCCGGGGTTCGCGCCCCGAGTCGAGCCGGGTCCCGGAGCGGAGCTGGAATCAGGCCTGGTGGGAGGGGGGGCTGCCGGTTCCCGCGGGCGGAACGGCCGAGCAGGCGTGATGTGCCCCGCCGGTCGCTGCTGGAGCCTGACGCGTGTGGTTCTCCCCTTCCCAGAGCTGATATTGCGTTGATCGGACTGGCCGTGATGGGTCAGAACCTGATTCTGAACATGAATGATCACGGCTTCGTggtaagtgaaagaaaatgtcgTGCAGAAAGGCTGAGTCAGGAGCTCCCGGGGCTGGAGCTTAgcgttttgtttttcttcttgtgatgCCCTAATGGGTGGCGTTTCCTCCTTTAAACGTAACCCCGGCTGCCCTTTGTCCTGTTCCCAGAGCAAAGCAGCCTGGCATGCTTGTACTTGGTCAGCTACCTGGTACATCAGCTGTCTGTAAGCATGCTTTTTCTCTTAAGTTTGCTTTGGGTTTGGCCGTTAACAAAAGGCTCCCAGGGTGCTTGCAGTGACATGCTATAAGGCGCATCCCTACTCAGCATCTTTGGGTAGAAGCAGGAGAATGTGTAATGTTGAACCTTGTTTACGTAACCTGTAGCCTGAGCTCAGGTAACCTTTCAGCTGTCAGGCTTATTAACTTGTTTTGTTGCTCCTCCAGGTCTGTGCTTTTAACAGGACAGTTTCCAAAGTGGATGACTTTCTGGCCAATGAGGCCAAAGGAACCAAAGTGATTGGTGCTCACAGCCTGGAGGAGATGGTCTCGAAGCTAAAGAAGCCTCGACGCATCATCTTGCTGGTGAAGGCTGGAAGTGCGGTGGATGACTTCATCAATAAATTAGTGAGGCAGACGTTCTTTCTAACTGCGATTTCTCTGACTCTTGGAGACATTTTCTCTGGAAGATGTCAATTGTTTGTCATTACTAAATCTTTGAGTCCAGTGAAGAAGACAAAACgctcatttatttttgccaggTGCCGTTGTTGGAGACTGGGGACATCATAATTGACGGTGGGAATTCTGAGTATAGAGATACCACGGTAAGCCTGTTTTCTGCCCAAAATGGATGAATAAAATACGCTTCCCATGATTCTTTCTCCTCTGATCATGAGAACGGTTAGCCAATAAGATGTCATCTCCCTGGGGGGGGCAAACTGAGTGCTCATTGCAGAACTAGATTATACGGTctattaaaaagcagtttttgcAATAGTTAAGGACTGTTCTGTAAGTATATTTTATAGAAGTTTCCTAAATCATCGAAGGCTGTATTTATTGACGTATTTTAAGGTGTTGAAAGCTCTTAGAAAATATCTCGTTACAGACTTAAGGAGTTTTCAGGGAGATTAGAACATCCGAGGGTATTTATTGAACTGGGTAGGAACTGCCAAGGTCCTGGAATACAGATTCTGAAGTGATGGACAGTATTGCATTAGTTATTATGTCTCTGTCCTACACAACTGCTGGAAAATCCAAGAAGACAGAATTGCTGCTTTGGCTGTCTCGGTAATAAAAACAGGCCAGCAGTGATCttgttcttcagtctttttttttttttttttgcttttcttaaggCCTGTGTACGAGCAGACTGTTCCTTAGTGTGTTTGGGATGACTACGTTAAAACCGTTGCACGCAAATTAGTATTTCTGAGCATTAGAGGGGGTATTGCTATCagcctttctgcttttgcattcTTATCTTGGGTAAGCGACTTGGGCAATCAGAGTGAAAAACAGGTCTTAAATGACATTTAATACTTGGAGAACTTGCAGCTCTGCTTACGAATCTCAGGCTGTGTTTCTCTCCCACTCAAAGGGAGTTAATTTCCCATACAGTTATCCATGATTGCACCTTTGCTCCACAATGCAATCAGCAACTTGGGCCTATTCTGCTTCCCTCATATCTCAGCACACAGCGTGTGTCACTGGCACTTAATCCTGAggcttttccagcctcagtACTGCACTTTTCTACCCGGTGGTTACAAGGAATTTGTTCTCTCGGCATGACTCTCTTGGAAGGATCTGTGTCAAAGCAACACTGAGTTTCCTCGTGTTCGCTTCTGTGTACATACAAGCTTTCTCTGAAGCTGTTTGGTAGCATGTCCAAAGCAGTGTTGAAAACCTGATTTTAGGTGTGATTTACTAACCTTTGTTTGTGAGGCAGTggtatgaaaagaaatttaaatgacttgttgttgttgttgttgttccagAGACGCTGTaaggagctgcagaaaaaagGCCTCTTGTTTGTTGGAAGTGGTGTTAGTGGTGGAGAGGAAGGTGCCAGGTATGGTCCTTCACTCATGCCGGGAGGATCCAAAGAAGCCTGGTAAGCATGAGCTGGTGGATTCTTCAGACTGGTCTGCAACAATCATTCTGTTCATGTTGAGagctgagggaaggaaggaggaggggtGTGGGTGTGGAGAGAACAAGATATGTTGCCGTCTTACTTCCTCAAGGTTCAGGATTTCTCAACATAGCTGGAGTCACCCGCCAGTGCCAAATTTTTTATAGCAAGAAAAACTAAGTTTCTTCTTTCAAGATTTCACAGGCAAAAGTAATACCTACGGAAATCTAGAGGAAAAATGTGTGGGACGgagaaaggatttctttttgaatttaAGCAAAATTCCTATATCTTGATTATGAGCCTCTGGATCTCCCTGGATTTTTCTTGTAACTATCGAACAGAATATGACTTTGCTTCAGCTCTGCCACTGATGTCCTCCAAGTATGAGCTTAAATCATATCCTGCCTTAGTtttcccatctgtaaaatggagaaAGTAATATTTGAACTCCTTCAGGTCCATTAAGTATGACTGCACAGTACCTTTAAGTGTATGACATGGTCTGTCTCCTTTTCTTGCAAGCAGTGTCTAGTTCCGggaaaaacactctttttttaTGACATTACTGTGTGATGTGTTGTCAGCCTGCCAGCATGCCCTCATCCCATTCCTGCAGAAGGATGCATCGTACAGATGGATTTTTCTCTGGTGGTGGTGATGTCCTCTTCTTACCTGCTGAGCCATGTTATTTCTATCCGCAGGCCACATATCAAGACCATATTTCAAAGCATTGCTGCTAAAGTGGGATCTGGGGAGCCTTGTTGTGACTGGGTAAATATTAATTTGATACTGACCTCAGCCTGTGTAGGTAGCTCATGCATAAAATGCTATTAAAGTTAGCCACGTTGCTACGTGGGTTTTCTGGCTGCCTGCCTTCAATTCAGATTGACCAACTCTGGTATGTGTTATCCAGTGCAATgggagaaaagcattttatggCTGGGTTGTGTGGTGGGGAAGCAAAGTGGTTCTGTGGTTACActacagcattttctgttaGCGCTGGGCTTGTGAGGCTTTATTGGACAGAAGGAATCCATGGGGTAGgtattaaatactgaaaatggtGACAGCAGTGTTACTGATGGcattttttagtcttttttgtgtgtcttgACAGGTGGGAGAGGAGGGTGCCGGACACTTTGTGAAGATGGTGCATAATGGGATTGAATATGGAGACATGCAGTTGATTTGTGAGGCCTACCACCTGATGAAAGATGTCGTGGGCATGGATCACGATGAGATGTCACGGGTGATTTGTAGTTTTTTAGTGTCTTCCCTTCCTGATCCATGCTGGCTGTCTGCACTTGATAGGGGCAGCTGGGCTTGGTTCAAGCTGCTGTATGCATGTAAAGTTAATTTATCTGACTTGTGCTCCTTTGGTCAGGGCCAGATGCACAATGTGCCTGAACTTCAAATAGCAGGGAGGTAGGGAGCAGCAAGCACTTACACCTGAACGTTTACAGATGTTGTCTAAATTCTCCCATTCTACAGCTACTTTCTCCTTGGGGAGCAACATCTTGCCTGGCAAAAGCTGGTAAAACCAGTAACTGAGATAATGTGAACCCCTTCTGCAAGCATACATATGCATCTACATTTATACATACATCAGTAAATCAGTAGATATGTGTTAGCTAATTGGTAAATtggtgtgtatgtatgtatctgTCTATGTGtactttctctcctcttccaggTATTTGATGAATGGAATAAGACTGAACTGGACTCTTTCCTTATTGAAATCACAGCCAATATTCTCAAATTCAAAGACAATGATGGCAAATACCTCCTCCCAAAGATCAGGGACAGTGCAGGACAAAAAGGCACAGGGAAGTGGACGGCAATTTCTGCCCTGGAATATGGAGTCCCTGTCACTCTCATAGGTAATTGGCTCTTTGATCCAGCTTTGTCTTTCCTACCTGCACATGGCCTATCACACCAAGGAGCATTGCgattggaaaaaaagaaaaaaaaaaaagcagtggggAAATCCAAAACTTTGTTGCTTGACCACTGCTTGGTaagttcttgtttttcagatgtctCCTTAAACATTTCCTTCTCCTATTTCTGTGATTCACTGCAAGTAGACAAGAACACAAAGGCTGGACTGTGCTGGTTTTGTGGCTAATAAGGCTGCTCATCAAAGCCCAAACAAAGATGATGGGAATGTAATTTATAATTCTTTTAGATTATATCCCTGAAGGATATGAGAACGTACCTGCTCACATACAGCCCTAACACTATGGCATCTACACTTCTATCTAGCCTGGCTCGGAATTGTGACACAGGAGTTGTAACACGTTTGCGACACTATAGAATGCTCCCTTAACCACAGGGCCAATGTAGGCTTTCCCTTTGAGTAAATAAGATGACTCAGTagtttctttgctctcaggttGGCTTTATTTTTCGTGCTTTCTCACCTCTTTTTCTGTTGCCTGAAGTTCAAGTCCTGTTTTATTAGAAGATAAACTGTATTCAGGATGCTGAAAAGAGTAACTGGAGTGATAGCTCTGAGAGAAATGTGGCTGTGTTGcaacaatgtatttttacaaaGCATGCTTTGTAAATGGTTTTTGTGTTCTGCCACAGTTACAGTCTGTCAGTTGTAGGCTTGGAAAAATGAGTTTCTCACTTGCACTGCTGATATTCCTTAGTTCAGTGTTGGTGCAAAGATTGAGGGTGGAGAAGACACTCCCTTATGAGTCCTGCCTGGTGGCTGTTAGGTAATGATCCGTGGATAAGGAAGTACATGCAGCAGTCCTTATGCAAACACGGCCATTCTTAGGGCAGTTTCTGTGTGTGACTTTATTGCATAAGCATGACTTGCAGCCTTCTTGTGAAGGCAGAGTCATGCTACCTCTGCTTTTTCCCagtcccttccccttcctccctccttttcctcctgagCTGTAGAAGGAAGTTTTTGCAGAAATGGAGAGGAGTGTGTTCTGATTTTGATACAGTCTGTTAATCCTACAGCAGGGAGGATCCAGAGTCCTGTACAGATGTGactcattcttctctttttttcttttttttttttctgtaattcacAACGGCTTTTAAGGAGGAAGAAGAGTTCAAtatgaaagcttttgttttctttttaattgctttttaatttccttcttaattGCTTTCCTCCTCTCAGGATCTGGAAaggaaactatttttatttttatattttattctcacTTAACAACAGTATTTTCAATTGCAAATAAGTACAACTTAAACAGCATGATTAGAGATAGCCTGAATGCCAGCCTCTTGATCTGACTCAGTCATACTTCTTAGGAGCTGAAGACACGACCTGGCTGTCTCCTTAGCCCCGGAGAATGATGTTCACTAATCTGCTTAGTGGCGTTATAAAACTGTCTAGTGGGCTTCTGAAAGCTAATGTTGTGAGCCTACAAGATTTGTTGAGTTTATTTCCTCGTATAAGTTAACTTCTATGTCCAAAACTGCTGATCTGATTTTAGATGcgctttctttgctgtttttttttttttatcatttcaaaGCTGTGTCAGCCAGTATTTACCCAGTGGTCGTGCTGGCTGGCAGACTGGTCCCTCAGTAACACAACTGAGATAATGAATTTGTACACTTCTTTCCATGTGGCTCTGTTTCACTCTGAGCAGTGGCTCATCATTCAGTGGCAGTCGTTATGTGACAGAACAAGTGTCTCAGACCTTAATGGTGATACTGATCTTGCTaattctctgttctttcctaCCATACCTAAGGTGAAGCTGTGTTTGCACGGTGCCTGTCGTCCCTCAAGGATGAGAGAGTCCAGGCCAGTAAGGTGCTGAATGGGCCTAAATTGACTCAGTTTAGTGGGAACAAGAAGGCATTTCTGGAGGACATACGCAAGGTGAGACATTGTGTTTGCCAGAGTATTCCATTAAAGCTGCTGGTCAAAACAAGTTTTGAATGCTGTAAACTGTGGTGAGGACCTCTTGTGTCTATTTCTCATTCAACTTGGCGGGACTTCACTtcattgttttgcttgttttaggCCCTGTATGCTTCCAAGATTATCTCGTATGCTCAAGGCTTCATGCTGCTGAGACAAGCAGCCAAAGAATTTGGCTGGACACTGAATTATGGTGGCATTGCCCTGATGTGGAGGGGAGGCTGCATCATCAGAAGGTAATTGAGATGAAGAGGTAATTTAGTTGCTGAGGGGTGAAGAGGAGGCAGTTTACTTCATGCAGTGCTAGACTGAGAAGCCTGgagattttaagaaaatccATTGAGTTAATGTGTTGGTAAGGTTCTGGGAGTCTGTTTCTCTAGTCAGCATTAGAGATTACAGATGATGCCAATTTTCTGGTGGCTCAGCTGAGTCAAATCTTGGCACTGTAGTTTTTTGATTCTAGGCCATTGTAGAAAGGTACACCATTTGATTTCTGGCTTGTATGTGTTCTGCCTAGCGTGTTCCTGGGAAAAATCAAAGATGCTTTTGATCGAAACCCTGAACTTCAGAATTTGCTGTTGGATGATTTCTTTAAGACAGCTGTTGAAAAATGCCAGGTGAGTTtctaaggaaggaaaaacataaaaacaacagtGTGCAGTCTgaactttttgtttccttcacaaTTTTATTTAAGTAGAAAAATGAGAAGGTGGGAAGAACATCTTTGAATCCTATTTATGCAGCATCCTTAATCCCAAAGATCTCTAAAAAATCTTCAAGCTATTTGTATATTTTACATACACTCATTTGTGAGCAGGATTTAGTCATTTACGGCTTTGAGGCGTCCTTTAAAAGAACATACCAGTCTTAGAAGCTTAGGATGCAAAATAAGCCATATAGTTGGTGGTAGAAATCACACAAGATTGCTGAGATTCAAATTAGAATTTTTCAAGACACCAAGGATGGTGACCTGTCCTTCTAAATACCTACAAATACCACTTGCCTCTTTTTCatcaaaaagctgaaaaatgctagcgccaaatgaagaaaaagggtTTTGCACCACTTTATAAATGATCATCCAGATATATCAAGCAGCAAATCAAGATCTTGCCTAATGTTGTAAGATATATTGTCAATGTCAAGATAATACAGGAGCAAACAAACATATCATCATGGTTGTACCATGGTTCTACTCTTCAATTCTGGTGAAGCTGTCGTTAAAAACTAAAGATTTCTGTTGTACTATTACAGAAGAGCCCTAAGCAGGAATAGAGCAGTTCAATAGAACTGCAGTGTCAGGAAAAAATGTCTAGCCCGTGTGGACATTCTCATCACTGCCAGGTGTCTTGTGCCTACTGTGTGCTTGGATTTCAGTGGTACAAAGTATCAGGCTTTGTTCCAGTTGTTTGCAGTAGCACCAAAATAACAGCATGTCAGACCCGCCATTCATTAGACTGTCCAAACAGTGCCCTCATTTGGGCAGGAGATGACAGGCAGAACTAAAAACAGATTATCTGGCCAACAAAGAAGTCTTATATTATCATTAATAGCTCTTTTTATTGAAGCTGATTATTGCATGCAGGTTACTAACATCAGGTGTACAGCTGAAATAGTGATTATCCACGTGTCTGTCTGAAGCTAACGTGCTGATTTCTTATGTTTGGGCGGGTGGTGGTTGTGTGCTTGATTAGATGTCCTGAAAATACCTCACTGTGTTCGTGTTCTTGGGATGTGTTGATGATCTGTGAAAGAACAGCATTCTTGTCTCAGTTGTATTTGATTGCATGTGAAATATATGCCTGCACTTGTATTTGCTCGATCGCAAACTCTGGCTcattattgctgttattttggaTCAACCTTTTTGTGTTAAATCAGGAATATACCACTGCGTTTGCTCAGACTTAGATTTTATATAATGTGAAATTGCACACACTATTACACTGGAATGATTGTGCTCACACAtaagtttctctctttttctttttttcttttttctccccttctgccTCAGGACTCCTGGAGACATGTAATCAGTACTGGAGTCCAGCATGGTATTCCTATGCCCTGCTTCACTACAGCACTTTCTTTTTATGATGGATACAGACATGAAGTGCTGCCAGCTAACCTGATTCAGGTAGGTGGCTGAAATAGTGTGGTAGATCTGCAATCTACTGAAATATCATCATGTTCGTATTTAATTACTGATCTAAGAATCGTGATGGTAGTATCTCCTGGTCACTCTGCCACTGAAAAAATTGCAGGCATTGATTTCCTAATACACTTCAAAACCTGAAATGCAAGCCAGTAAGACACTATGATATATCAGGTCATAGAACACAAGAGGCAGTGGTATGACATTGCCCAGCGTGTGTTGGTATTCAATCTCTAAAGTAGGGGGTCATGGTACTTCTGAATCAAAATGCTTTGTTAAGAAAACAGGTACATATATTTGGAGTTCTGGATGTATGTAAGTGCTTGTCTTTATGTTTGTACACATCAGAAAGAATACAGTTGTCTTTCTATGAAACTGCTGATTACTGggttttaataaatgttttattggTAGTCTTTTATAATAATGATGTAATAGTTTTGAATGTTATATCAGAGTcagatttcatttcttgaaTTCATATGCTTGTGTCTCAGTGTGTGCCATTTCCAGTACTTGTATGACTGTCATATTCAtgtgtctttttattttgtgtgtgtgtgtgttcttatTCTAGGCTCAGCGTGATTACTTTGGTGCACATACGTATGAGTTATTATCGAAGCCAGGTGTATTTATCCATACTAACTGGACAGGCCATGGGGGAAATGTGTCCTCTTCTGCCTACAATGTCTAATGGAAATATTCTTTCTTGAAGCTGAGATACTGTAGATCTCAGATATTGCTCCGTGAACACCCCTTTATACTGTACTGTGTTAGAACTTGCATTTGCACACTTTTGTAATAACTTGTGGGTATATTTCACATACTATATAAGAAAGCTAAATAAACCTGCTTGTAAGTATGTTGagatgtttcctttcctttgccgCTGGCCAAAACTGGCTAAAATGTCTTTGAGCAGTATTTTAACGTGCtaatatttaatgcattttaatgtgctaatatttttattgtattgtaGTGCATAAACGCATAGGAATCAAGATAGAGAAGCCTGCATTTCAATAATTGCTAAAGTGGAGAGTGGCAGACAGTCAGCACTGTAACTCTGCATGAGATTCCAGGGAG
The sequence above is a segment of the Numida meleagris isolate 19003 breed g44 Domestic line chromosome 20, NumMel1.0, whole genome shotgun sequence genome. Coding sequences within it:
- the PGD gene encoding 6-phosphogluconate dehydrogenase, decarboxylating, encoding MAEADIALIGLAVMGQNLILNMNDHGFVVCAFNRTVSKVDDFLANEAKGTKVIGAHSLEEMVSKLKKPRRIILLVKAGSAVDDFINKLVPLLETGDIIIDGGNSEYRDTTRRCKELQKKGLLFVGSGVSGGEEGARYGPSLMPGGSKEAWPHIKTIFQSIAAKVGSGEPCCDWVGEEGAGHFVKMVHNGIEYGDMQLICEAYHLMKDVVGMDHDEMSRVFDEWNKTELDSFLIEITANILKFKDNDGKYLLPKIRDSAGQKGTGKWTAISALEYGVPVTLIGEAVFARCLSSLKDERVQASKVLNGPKLTQFSGNKKAFLEDIRKALYASKIISYAQGFMLLRQAAKEFGWTLNYGGIALMWRGGCIIRSVFLGKIKDAFDRNPELQNLLLDDFFKTAVEKCQDSWRHVISTGVQHGIPMPCFTTALSFYDGYRHEVLPANLIQAQRDYFGAHTYELLSKPGVFIHTNWTGHGGNVSSSAYNV